Proteins encoded by one window of Lycium barbarum isolate Lr01 chromosome 11, ASM1917538v2, whole genome shotgun sequence:
- the LOC132616965 gene encoding syntaxin-81 isoform X2, with product MLHIDQHCLWDMMSLKQLPYWHLLSCINLGKGQDSPKLRLKRRGSFGNSRPTLVGLESIGTLEQFLMKHKKDYVDLHRTTEQERDSIEHEVTIFVKSCKEQIDVLRNSINEEDANSKGWLGLKGDNLNADTIAHKHGVVLILSEKLHSVTSQFDQLRAIRFQDAINRVTPRRKRKNTTKSNAAETSESNLDPDMKRDSEVRDPDVSQAAPLRVQEQLLDNETRALQVELNSLLDSVQETETKMVEMSALNHLMSTHVLQQAQQIELLYDQAVEATQNVELGNKELSQAIQRNSSSRTFLLLFLFVLTFSILFLDWYS from the exons TCTAAAACAGCTGCCTTATTGGCATCTTTTATCATGCATAAACCTCGGCAAAGGTCAGGATTCACCAAAGCTGCGCTTAAAACG ccgagggtctttcggaaacagccgtcctaccttggtagga CTAGAGAGCATTGGGACTCTGGAGCAATTTTTGATGAAACACAAGAAGGATTATGTTGATTTGCACCGTACAACTGAACAAGAGAGGGATAGCATTGAGCATGAA GTTACTATTTTTGTAAAATCATGCAAAGAGCAGATAGATGTTCTCAGAAATAGTATAAATGAGGAAGATGCAAATTCAAAGGGATGGCTAGGACTCAAGGGTGACAATTTGAATGCTGATACTATAGCACACAAGCATGGAGTG GTTTTAATTTTAAGTGAAAAGCTTCACTCTGTCACATCACAGTTTGACCAGTTGCGGGCAATACGCTTTCAAGATGCTATTAACCGAGTGACACCTAGAAGGAAACGTAAGAACACTACCAAATCAAATGCTGCAGAGACCTCTGAAAGTAATTTGGATCCCGACATGAAAAGGGACTCTGAGGTCAGGGACCCTGATGTATCACAAGCAGCGCCTCTAAGAGTCCAAGAACAACTTTTGGACAATGAAACACGTGCCCTACAG GTAGAGCTGAACAGTCTCCTGGATTCTGTTCAAGAAACAGAAACGAAGATGGTGGAAATGTCTGCGTTGAACCATCTTATGTCTACTCATGTTTTGCAACAGGCCCAACAGATAGAGCTTTTATATGATCAG GCAGTTGAAGCTACCCAAAATGTGGAACTTGGTAACAAAGAACTGTCACAAGCCATTCAACGGAACAGCAGTAGCAGAACTTTTCTTTTGCTCTTTCTGTTTGTACTTACATTTTCAATCCTCTTCCTAGATTGGTACAGTTAA
- the LOC132616965 gene encoding syntaxin-81 isoform X1 encodes MSKVRDRTEDFKDVAHRSALSLGYDESKTAALLASFIMHKPRQRSGFTKAALKTPRVFRKQPSYLGRSKLESIGTLEQFLMKHKKDYVDLHRTTEQERDSIEHEVTIFVKSCKEQIDVLRNSINEEDANSKGWLGLKGDNLNADTIAHKHGVVLILSEKLHSVTSQFDQLRAIRFQDAINRVTPRRKRKNTTKSNAAETSESNLDPDMKRDSEVRDPDVSQAAPLRVQEQLLDNETRALQVELNSLLDSVQETETKMVEMSALNHLMSTHVLQQAQQIELLYDQAVEATQNVELGNKELSQAIQRNSSSRTFLLLFLFVLTFSILFLDWYS; translated from the exons TCTAAAACAGCTGCCTTATTGGCATCTTTTATCATGCATAAACCTCGGCAAAGGTCAGGATTCACCAAAGCTGCGCTTAAAACG ccgagggtctttcggaaacagccgtcctaccttggtaggagtaag CTAGAGAGCATTGGGACTCTGGAGCAATTTTTGATGAAACACAAGAAGGATTATGTTGATTTGCACCGTACAACTGAACAAGAGAGGGATAGCATTGAGCATGAA GTTACTATTTTTGTAAAATCATGCAAAGAGCAGATAGATGTTCTCAGAAATAGTATAAATGAGGAAGATGCAAATTCAAAGGGATGGCTAGGACTCAAGGGTGACAATTTGAATGCTGATACTATAGCACACAAGCATGGAGTG GTTTTAATTTTAAGTGAAAAGCTTCACTCTGTCACATCACAGTTTGACCAGTTGCGGGCAATACGCTTTCAAGATGCTATTAACCGAGTGACACCTAGAAGGAAACGTAAGAACACTACCAAATCAAATGCTGCAGAGACCTCTGAAAGTAATTTGGATCCCGACATGAAAAGGGACTCTGAGGTCAGGGACCCTGATGTATCACAAGCAGCGCCTCTAAGAGTCCAAGAACAACTTTTGGACAATGAAACACGTGCCCTACAG GTAGAGCTGAACAGTCTCCTGGATTCTGTTCAAGAAACAGAAACGAAGATGGTGGAAATGTCTGCGTTGAACCATCTTATGTCTACTCATGTTTTGCAACAGGCCCAACAGATAGAGCTTTTATATGATCAG GCAGTTGAAGCTACCCAAAATGTGGAACTTGGTAACAAAGAACTGTCACAAGCCATTCAACGGAACAGCAGTAGCAGAACTTTTCTTTTGCTCTTTCTGTTTGTACTTACATTTTCAATCCTCTTCCTAGATTGGTACAGTTAA
- the LOC132616965 gene encoding syntaxin-81 isoform X4: MSKVRDRTEDFKDVAHRSALSLGYDELESIGTLEQFLMKHKKDYVDLHRTTEQERDSIEHEVTIFVKSCKEQIDVLRNSINEEDANSKGWLGLKGDNLNADTIAHKHGVVLILSEKLHSVTSQFDQLRAIRFQDAINRVTPRRKRKNTTKSNAAETSESNLDPDMKRDSEVRDPDVSQAAPLRVQEQLLDNETRALQVELNSLLDSVQETETKMVEMSALNHLMSTHVLQQAQQIELLYDQAVEATQNVELGNKELSQAIQRNSSSRTFLLLFLFVLTFSILFLDWYS, encoded by the exons CTAGAGAGCATTGGGACTCTGGAGCAATTTTTGATGAAACACAAGAAGGATTATGTTGATTTGCACCGTACAACTGAACAAGAGAGGGATAGCATTGAGCATGAA GTTACTATTTTTGTAAAATCATGCAAAGAGCAGATAGATGTTCTCAGAAATAGTATAAATGAGGAAGATGCAAATTCAAAGGGATGGCTAGGACTCAAGGGTGACAATTTGAATGCTGATACTATAGCACACAAGCATGGAGTG GTTTTAATTTTAAGTGAAAAGCTTCACTCTGTCACATCACAGTTTGACCAGTTGCGGGCAATACGCTTTCAAGATGCTATTAACCGAGTGACACCTAGAAGGAAACGTAAGAACACTACCAAATCAAATGCTGCAGAGACCTCTGAAAGTAATTTGGATCCCGACATGAAAAGGGACTCTGAGGTCAGGGACCCTGATGTATCACAAGCAGCGCCTCTAAGAGTCCAAGAACAACTTTTGGACAATGAAACACGTGCCCTACAG GTAGAGCTGAACAGTCTCCTGGATTCTGTTCAAGAAACAGAAACGAAGATGGTGGAAATGTCTGCGTTGAACCATCTTATGTCTACTCATGTTTTGCAACAGGCCCAACAGATAGAGCTTTTATATGATCAG GCAGTTGAAGCTACCCAAAATGTGGAACTTGGTAACAAAGAACTGTCACAAGCCATTCAACGGAACAGCAGTAGCAGAACTTTTCTTTTGCTCTTTCTGTTTGTACTTACATTTTCAATCCTCTTCCTAGATTGGTACAGTTAA
- the LOC132616965 gene encoding syntaxin-81 isoform X3, with the protein MSKVRDRTEDFKDVAHRSALSLGYDESKTAALLASFIMHKPRQRSGFTKAALKTLESIGTLEQFLMKHKKDYVDLHRTTEQERDSIEHEVTIFVKSCKEQIDVLRNSINEEDANSKGWLGLKGDNLNADTIAHKHGVVLILSEKLHSVTSQFDQLRAIRFQDAINRVTPRRKRKNTTKSNAAETSESNLDPDMKRDSEVRDPDVSQAAPLRVQEQLLDNETRALQVELNSLLDSVQETETKMVEMSALNHLMSTHVLQQAQQIELLYDQAVEATQNVELGNKELSQAIQRNSSSRTFLLLFLFVLTFSILFLDWYS; encoded by the exons TCTAAAACAGCTGCCTTATTGGCATCTTTTATCATGCATAAACCTCGGCAAAGGTCAGGATTCACCAAAGCTGCGCTTAAAACG CTAGAGAGCATTGGGACTCTGGAGCAATTTTTGATGAAACACAAGAAGGATTATGTTGATTTGCACCGTACAACTGAACAAGAGAGGGATAGCATTGAGCATGAA GTTACTATTTTTGTAAAATCATGCAAAGAGCAGATAGATGTTCTCAGAAATAGTATAAATGAGGAAGATGCAAATTCAAAGGGATGGCTAGGACTCAAGGGTGACAATTTGAATGCTGATACTATAGCACACAAGCATGGAGTG GTTTTAATTTTAAGTGAAAAGCTTCACTCTGTCACATCACAGTTTGACCAGTTGCGGGCAATACGCTTTCAAGATGCTATTAACCGAGTGACACCTAGAAGGAAACGTAAGAACACTACCAAATCAAATGCTGCAGAGACCTCTGAAAGTAATTTGGATCCCGACATGAAAAGGGACTCTGAGGTCAGGGACCCTGATGTATCACAAGCAGCGCCTCTAAGAGTCCAAGAACAACTTTTGGACAATGAAACACGTGCCCTACAG GTAGAGCTGAACAGTCTCCTGGATTCTGTTCAAGAAACAGAAACGAAGATGGTGGAAATGTCTGCGTTGAACCATCTTATGTCTACTCATGTTTTGCAACAGGCCCAACAGATAGAGCTTTTATATGATCAG GCAGTTGAAGCTACCCAAAATGTGGAACTTGGTAACAAAGAACTGTCACAAGCCATTCAACGGAACAGCAGTAGCAGAACTTTTCTTTTGCTCTTTCTGTTTGTACTTACATTTTCAATCCTCTTCCTAGATTGGTACAGTTAA